The DNA segment ggaactccaacacgcggaaagttccagcataatatactggacattcgagcacctgtgtatgaacttccagcatattatactcgaccggtatactttgctggagctccagtatattatgctggagttctagtatatttatgctggaactctactatattatgttggagtttcagtatatttatgctggaactccagtataatatgctggagtattttccggattttgagcAGTGTTTTCAgttaaatttatctttacatgaaaaatgactaaatttcgattacttttgaaagcgtgactatttttgaatgacaatTTGTAAATctaattatttttgaatttctccctgtATTACAAGACTCCAAGTAGTTGGGCCCActttattaaaaagaaaaaggtaaataaAAAGGCAACATATTATCTTACAGCTCGGAAAGACCACCATATTAAGAGATGCTAACTTTTATGTTTCCAAAAATGTGTTCTTAATTTTGTTAAGCCTCTTGACTACATCTTTCATGGATATCCTTGATTCTGGCTTTTCCTTTGTGCAATCTAAACCCAACTCTATTATGGAGGCTATGCATATTTCACTTTCGCAAGTGATTTGTTCTTCCTCATGAAAAAGATTGGCATCCACAACTTCCATCACAGTTCTTGGAAATGTTTGTTTTATCCACCGCCTCAAACAAAGATTTTCATTGAATATCTCTTCATCAGCTGGTCTTCTTTTTGTCAAAACCTCCATCAACATGATGCCGTAGCTGTAAACATCACCACTAGTGGTTACTATTCCCTCCGAGCCATATTCTTATaagaatgaaaatgaaaaaaaattactcATCCGATACATAAcaataattatttataaataaagAGTTGGCTTTTTAATTATTTGGAAAGTCTTAATTATGATCAGATAAAATCAAAGAGAACGGTAACTTAGTATACGTACCTGGTGCAATGTAACCAAGAGTGCCTAATGTCTTAGTATGTGCCATGGACTTGCTTACAGCTAAAATTTTGGATATGCCAAAATCACTAACGTATGCCACCATTTCTTCATCCAAAAGAATATTGGCTGGCTTTAGGTCGCAATGGACTATAGGGGTGTGGTGACCGTGATGTAGGTATTCAATTGCCACAGCCACATCAAGCATTATGATGACTCTTTGAACAAGGTTCAAGTGGAAATCTTCTTTGTACAAGCAATTATCAAGACTTCCATTGGGCATAAATGGCAAAACAAAGGCTCTTATGCAGTCACTACAACAAGTAGTAATCACCGGGACAAGATTTCTATGCCTAACATTTCTGATCACTTCACATTCGGTATCAAACCTCTTGCATACTTCCTCATTTTGCAAATCCAGAACCTTTATTGCTACTACAGTTCCACTAGATAACGTGCCTTTATACACTGAGCCAGATCCTCCCACACCAATTAAATTTGATCCATCAAAATTATTTGTTGCACGTTGAATCTCCCAATAAGAAACCAATTGATATGTTCTAATCTCCGGTACCTTTTCTACATCTTTGGACTTTTCTTTCTTCTGTCGTTTCATTATGCAAATTGAAACCAACAAGAATATCACAAAGGATGAAGTAACCACTGGAACAATAATTTTCAGCACAAGTTTCTTGGACTTTGGATGATGTCTAGGTTTGGTGATAGCGCAAGCAGGAACTTTCAACACGTGCATTCCGCATAGACCTTTATTCCCTATGAAAGATTGGGCAGTGGAATTTGCAAAGATACCACCATTGGGTATTTCACCTTCTAAATCATTAAATGAAACATTGATGCTTCTTAGGTATGAGAGTTTTTCCAATGACTTAGGAATAGTACCTGACAAGGCATTTCGAGACAAATCCAAGTGTTCCAAGCTTATCAAATTTGAAAAGGATAATGGAATTGGCCCCGAAAATGAATTGTTGGATATGTTAAGAGACTTCAGGTTTTGGAGTTCACCAAATTGGCTTGGTATCATACCCGAAAAGCTGTTACCAGAAAGATCTAGTTCGACTATGGCCTTCAATTTTCCAATATCCGGTGAAACTTGTCCCTCTATTGAATTTCTTGATACGCCTAGATAGAGAAGACCACTCATCTTCCAAATGCTCGGCGGAAATATTGATGAAAATTTGTTAGAATCCAAATAAAGCGTTTGTAACATGCTAAGATTTCCCATACATGTTGGAACCAAACCAGAGAGCTCATTATCTTGCAGATATAATTGAACCAAATTAGATAAATTACATGCTACCTCTGAAATACGCCCATGTAATTTATTGTTATTTAGATATAGCCCTTGGAGTTGTTTAAGCTTACCAACTTCAGGAGGAATACTTCCCGTCAAGTTGTTCCCTTGAAAGTTTAAGGTTGTTAGAGCGGTCATATTGCCTATACCTTTGGGGATGAAGCCACTGATGCGTGCATCTTCTATACCAAGGATTTCAACCGTAGATGAAAGATTCCCAATAGAATTGGGCAGAACACCATTCAATGGATTGAAACTCACTTCTAGCGTTCGTAGCATCCTACAATCCACCAAAGAATTTAAGAATCGTAGCTCTTGTTCACTTTGTTCATTCGTAAATTGATTATTACTTAGCAATAGTTCTTGCAGCTCACGAAGATTTCCCAAATTAGTAGGAATAGTGCCTGTGAAAAAGTTATCAGTTAGCTCTAAGTGAAGTATGTTGGAAGCATTTGTGATGTGCGGAGGAATTTCCCCTTCGAGTTTATTGCCTCCCAAGACAAGTTCTTTGAGGTTGGGAAGATGAAGACCAGTAGTCGATGGAATTCTCCCCGAAAGTTTGTTGGAAGTGAAAGCAACGAACTCCAAAGACGATATATTAAAAATATCCTTTGGAATTTGACCATTAAGATTATTCAGATCAAAATCTAACTCCCTCAAATTTGACAGCTTCCCCATTTCTGAAGGTATTGGCCCCTCTATGTGACTGTTTACACAAGAAAGATATTGCATAGTGGAAATATTGCCCAATGAAGCAGGAATAGTCCCACTTATTGGATTATCACCAATATATATCTCCTCGAGCTTCGCTAAACAACCAATATTTTTGGGTATTTCTCCAATTATTTTATTGAAAGATATGGACAAAACTTGGAGCTCTCTGAGTTGGCAAATGTTGGAAGGAATATGACCAGAAATTTGATTGTGAGATACACTTAAAAACTTCAGATTCGACAAAATATTCCCTTCACCGAGCAAGAGGGGACCAGAAAGACTATTGTTTCGTAGATGTATGGCAAGTAGCGATGAGATGTTAAACATTGCTGCAGGAATGAAACCTCTTAATTGGTTATCAGTCAAGGAAAGCTCTGCAAGTTGGCTTAGATTACCAAGCTCCTTTGGAATGCTGCCATTGATTCCATTCCCTGACAAACTGAAGTTCAACAACTTTGTGGCATTTCCAATAGTAGGAGGGATTATACCTGTGAGGCTATTGTTGGTGAGATCCAAGACCCTGAGTTCAGGTACATACCATGGCCCTTTCCACATTTCACCACTGAGTTTATTGAAAGCCAATGAAATTACTTCAACTCTGTGGTGTTGCAATAGACTTGTTGGAATACTTCCTTGGAGCTGATTGTTTTGAATATCAATCAGTCTCAAGCGAGGCAACTGGCCAATGCCATAAGGGATGCTGCCGTGAAAGTTGTTGTTCGCAAGATTGAGCTCTCTGAGAAAGGACAAATTGGCCAAAGATGGAGAGATTTTGCCTTGAAGATGGAAATTAGGAAGAGTCAAGGCCACAACTCTTTGCCTTTTGGTACTGCAAGTGACACCAAACCAAGAGCAAAAAGAAGTATTCCTTGTCCAGTACTTGGCCAGAAAATGACTTGGACTTGTAACAAGATTTTGGAAAGCTAGTAGAGCTTCATGGTCTGTCTCATTTGAAGTAGCAGCTGATATTGAAATGGAGTAATATTGAAATATAAAGAAAAGAATCAATAAGAAAATGTGCTTCTCCATATGCACTTGGAAACAAGACCGATTAGAAAGGATATGGTATCTTGATTTGCTTGGTTGCCAAAGTTACTCCATTATATAGCACCAAGAATGAAaacaataagaagaagaaagcaagaaaGAAATGGAAAAGGATAGTGAATCACTTGGAATTCTACAAAACGAGAAAGTTGACTAACATTTGACTTGACTCCACTTGGATAATTTCCACATTATGAGGACGAAAATGTGTCGCAAAAAGCAAATGAAGAATCTGTCCACTTGACTCCACTTGGATTATTTCCACAAAAcagaagaaaagtttccatctcgtactagaaggaaagaaaatctttttaaGGTGGAAAATCATCCCGGCTCAAAAGTGTAAAAATCACAATTCACAGCTCAAAAGTGTAAAAACCACAACTCACACCCCTATCGTCGATTGTTGCTAATCGGTTCAAGCTAATTGTAGCTTGAGTAATGTTCACTTCAAATTACAACCTCACATTTGCTTCTCTAATAAGGTGAAAAAGCTTACGATTGAATGCCTAATACATTCATTACGCTGGGCACAAAGACTCAATATGAATCAATCTAAGAACAAACTTCCAGCCTGGTCCAAATTACGTTCAACAGCTTCAGACTACTCTTGATGACTTGGACTGCTCTCTTGGTTTGACTATTTTGGACGCACACAAACTGCGCCGCTtcgataattcgagtcaaactaaaaaaaatcgaTTAGTGATTAGGTTTGGTATTGAAAAAATAAACTGtgacaacccgaccggtcgtctcatgagttaccgctctgtttctccaatttctacttctttatgcttcgttatccgtgttttgtggtatcaggttggtcggatcgaatacggaatgattttggtaaagtttgagacacttagtctcttttaaggaagtttgagttggaaaagtcaaccggatgttgacttatgtgttagagggcttggatgtgagttccgatggttcagttagcttcgggaggtgatttgtgacttaggagcgtgatcagaatgaattttggaggttcgtagtagatttaggcttgaattggcgaagttgagattttggcgatttccgtttgataggcaagattttgatatatgggtcggaatggaattccgagagttgcagtagctttgtgtgtcatttgggatgtgtgtataaaatttcaggtcattcggtcatggtttggttaggtttttgatcaaaagcgtatttcggaagattttagaaagtttggcttgaatccgatgtgttttgggtgatttgatgttgtttgaggtgttttggttattggaacaagtttgaataaggttttaaaaTATGTTAgttcctttggttgaggtcccaagggcctcgggtgaattaCGGGTGGTCAaccggatcattttgaagtttgaaaattTACAGATTTTGAGTTCGAGCAGTTGCAGacattttggtcttcgcgttcgcgaagagtttgCTGAGGGAAGTGGAAGtaagccttcgtgttcgcgaggcaGGTGACGCTGCCCCAAAGGGTTGCGaggttgtgcatcgcgttcgcatagaaggaattgaaAGGTCAAGCTTAGTGGAAATTaatccatcgcgttcgcgatggaaggatcgcgttcgcgaaggttcgtcTGGGAAAGGCATCgcttttggagatttttgaaggagattgaagagggattcaaggggaatcattgggaggtaagattttcgGACTTAGACTCGATTATAATGAGAATTCtgcctagaaaatcatgaaaacttaagctaaaaatggaagaactagggcttgaaattttggacttatgattggagatttggaggaccatttgcggtcggatttgagaacattttatatgtatgaactcgtggggagataaagaatctattgatgtaaaaatttctaaattccgagacgtggtcccgggggtcggtttttggtaatttcgggatttgtgccctgtattgattgttttcgcttgggctttgtttccttagcatattttgacgtcctcgttttgattttggatagattcgacgcgcgtggaggccgattcgaggggcaaaggcatcgcgagctagagatttagccggttcaaggtgagtaataattgtaaatgattctctgaggatttgaaaccccCGATTTGCatatcatagtgctatattgaggtgagacacacgtttgatgacgagtgtatggtcgtgtactattgggattgtgacttagtccatcccggttgatgattttactgcgtatttgactgaatctTATtcgctatcatcatgatttgggcttaatgccatatttgggcttcatgccaactatttgaacccttcggggatttttattacaaattcctcactgttttgattcattacttgaacttagtcatgttattttccaccttttttactactcagccatgtttactcagttttatgacttaaatgatattttaaatgatgtttgggctgagaaatattgttttactattgcccgaggggcttttgagtatttttgactgagtaaggccgagggcctagttgttaggaaacactgatactgatttgaggccgatggcctgagatatatacgccacgaggtggcttgattgatatgaggtcgagggcctagttttgatgccacgagatggcttgttattgcgcttgggccgtaaggggcccctccaggagtctgcacaccccagtgagagcgggtacccattgtgatgtgagattgagcccgagggactggtattgttctgagatgttgcccgaggggcggaattGTTGATATTGTGCACGAAGGGCGAACTTTTATTTGTTTACTCTACATTAATTACCTgccaattacttgtttaattatCGAAAGGAGGATTTTTACTTgatttttcattggtttactattttaaatgatcttactgcttcattatagaatgtcttgtgccctacgtgttttcttactttcattcgttatttacatttgttactcactgagttagagtactcactttactccctacaccccgtgtgcagattcaggcatagctggtcccgctcccgagtgctgattcattccagcttcaggcggatcttcgaggagtctttaggtagctgttggcgttcgcaaccTGGAGCTCTTTCCTTTCTATTTCCTTTATGTtcttagttcagtatttaaaactctatagttacatttgaggattccatattgttagatgctcgtgacttgtgactccccggttagggctgtgtcgtgTGTATTTCCGCATTTTATCGACATTTTCCGCTATTTAGTACATTTAAATCATagttagactatttttatgttgattaactattttaaaaagtgaattggatttaactggctggacttgtcttcacgagaggcgccatcacgaccgggtttgaggtaagggtcgtgacaagttggtatcagagcctaggttacataggtctcacaagtcatgagcaggtttagtagagtctcgcagatcggtatggagacgtctgtatttatcctcgataggttgcagaacttttaggaaaaacttcatatttttgaaattcttgtcgtgcgaatttgttgatctgagtactaaacttctgttattctattctctcagagatggtaaggacacgcgctaccggacaGGGTGGACGACCACCTGTGCCACCAGCTGAGACCGCCAGAGGCCAAGGATGCAgtcgtggtcgtggcagaggcatagcagcgagggcagcacctgtagatccatcAGCTACCCCAGTTCAGGACCAGGTCCCAGCtttggatgctccagcagcaccagttcaggcaccagctgtgcccatcgtgatttcgggtcttcaggaggccttggtgcagatcttatcagtttgcactggcctggctaaggcagtttcagccactacagccacagctacttcacaggccggggaaGGCAAtcaaactcccgccgctcgcacacctgagcaggtagtgcagggactttagaCGCCGGGGGTGCAtccagcccagtcggttgcagctgctcaggactatgtggttcctgtTATGCCAGAGGATGATCAacatagattggagaggtttggtaaattatagcctccgaccttcagtggcgcagagggcgaggatgcccagggcttttttgcacaagtgtcagaggatgcttcgtactgcaggtattctggagaccagcagggtcgcttttactacttatcagtttttaggagctgctttcacttggcggaaggattttgagaggcgttggtgcagcaccccttacctggaagcaattctccgttctctttctggagaagtatgtgccgcagtctcgtagagaggagctgcgtaggcagtttgagtggttgcatcagggggaGAAGACTAtgtcgcagtatgagttgaggttctccgagttagctcgccatgccatctggttggtccCGACCGATAGAGCGAGGAtcaagaggtttgttgatggtcttacttatcatctccgtattctcatgaccagggaaagGGTGACTAGTgatactttcgaggaggttgtggatattgcccgtgagattgagtctgttcgttgccaggagcgagaggagagggaggccaagaggcctcgagaatcgggcagctatagtggtgctccttcgaggggccagtttcagcatggtaaaGGTCGTTAATTCatgcatgctcagccagctcacccaggttatcatggggcatcttctggtcatggttatcatggatctcagtaaggccagtcatcactcagcacCCTTCCAGcgcagagttcatcccgtgctccatcaactcagggctcttctatgccgagtgcatctgctagtcacttcgGTGCGAgtggttccctttagtccccttctccagcacctgggagttgttatgagtgtggcgagatgggccacatgtggaggcagtatcCTCATCGTGTTACTAGTTCATCCctgcagaggggtcagtcatcggctttagcgctattttcttcaccaccacccgctcagctagctaggggtagaggtcagtcagccaggggtcgccccagagggggagatcgatcagggggcggtcaggtcCATTTCTATGCATTCGCAGGTAGatccgatgctattgcttcagatattgtcattacaggtattgtttcagtttgccacagagatgcctctatattatttgatccagattccaccttttcttatgtgtcctcatattttgctcattatttgggtacgccttgTGAGTTTCCTGCTTTACTTGTttatgtatctaccctggtgggcgataccGTTGTTGTAGACTGtttgtaccggtcatgtgtggtgactattaggagtctggagacccgagtggatctattactattgagcatggtggattttgatgtcatttttggcatggattggttatccccatgTCGTGTTATTTTgcactgtcatgctaagacaatcacattggctatgccgggtgtgccacggatcgagtggcgaggtgtgactgattatgttcctagtagagtgatctctttcttgaaggcccagcgtatggttaggAGGGGTTGTCTGTCATATTTagtgtttgtgagggatgtcggagctgaggctcccagtattgattctattccaattgtgagggatttcccgatgtgtttcccgcagacctgtcgggcatgccaccagacagggatattgattttggtattgacctggtgccgggcactcatcccatttctattccgttgtatcgtatggcaccagcggagttgaaggagttaaaggagcagcttcaggaactcctagataaggggttcattcggccttgTGTGCCACCTTGGGGTGCGACGgttctgtttgtaaagaaaaaggatggcacaatgagaatgtgcattgattataggaaattaaacaaggtaacaattaagaacaagtatcatttaccTCACATAGATGATCTATTCGACCAGTttcaaggagcgagggtgttctccaagattgatctacgttcgggttatcaccaattgatgatcagggattcggatattcttaagacggctttcaggacccgatatggtcattatgagttcttggtgatatcttttgggctgaccaacgccccagcaacattcatgcatttgatgaacagcgtgttccggccttatctcgattcgtttgtcatagtattcattgatgatattctggtgtattcgtgtagttaggaggagcacgcagagcatttgagatctgtgttgcagagattgagcgaggagaatctttatgcaaagttctccaaaagtgagttttggctcagttcagtggctttcttggggcacgtggtgtccagcaagggtattcaggttgatccgaagaagatagaggcggttcagagttggcccagaccgtcctcagccacaaagattcgcaactttcttggtttggcaggccattattgccggtttgttcagggattctcatctatcgcatcacccttgaccaagttgactcagaagggtgcttcatttgtatggtcggacgagtgtgaggagatctttcaaaagctcaagacagctttgaccatagctctaGTGTTGGTGTTGCCATCATCTTCAGGTTcgtataccgtgtattgtgatgcttcgagagttaggattggttgtgtgttgatgcaggagggtagagttattacttattcttctcgtcagttgaagccccatgagaagaactaccccgttcatgatttggagttggctgccatagttcacgcgttgaagatttggaggaattacTTGTTTGGCGTATCTTGTGAAGTGTTCATTGATCATCGCAATctccagcatttgttcaagcaaaaggatcttaatttgaggcagcggagatggtttgagttgcttaaggattatgatatcactatattataccatccagaaaaggccaatgtagtggccgatgctttgagtcgaaaggtagtgagtatggggagcttggcatatattccagttggggagagacctcttgcagttgatgttcaggccttggccaatcggtttgtgaggttggatatttcggagcccagtggggtattggcttgtgtggtttctcggtcttccttatataagCGCATTagagagcatcagtatgatgatccgcatttgcttgtccttagggacagatttcagcatgatgatgctagagaggtgaccattggtgatgatggggtattgaggatgcatggacggatttgtgtgcccaatatggatgggcttcgggagttgattctggaggaggcccatagctcgcggtattccatttatccgggtgccgcgaagatgtatcaggatttgaggcagcactattggtggagaagaatgaagaaagatattatgggatttgtagctcggtgtctcaattgtgagcaggtgaaatatgagcatcagagaccgggaggtttgctacagcagatggatattcttgagtggaagtgggagaggatcactatggactttgtagttgaacttccacggactttgaggaggttcgatgctatttgggtgattgtggatcggctgaccaagtccgtgcacttcattcctgtgtgtactacctattctttagagcggttggcagagatctatatcctggagattgttcgtttgcatggtgtccccgtTTCCGTCATTTCAGATAGgagcactcagtttacttcgcagttttggagggccgtgcagagagatttgggtactcaggtggagttgagcataactttccatcctcagatggacgggcagtccgagcgtactattcagatattggaggacatgttgcgtgtttGTGTCATTGATTCCAAAGGGTCATGGGATGACTTTCTActacttgtagagtttgcttataacaacaactaccagtcgagtattcagattgctccatatgaggctatgtatgggaggcggtgtagatcaccagttggttggttcaagcccggcgaggctaggctatttggggttgatttggtgcaggatgctttggagaaggtgaaggtgattcgggAGAGGCTGCGTACAGTGcaatcgaggcaaaagagttatgctgataggaagtttcgagatgtgtcctacatggttggcgagaaggttatgttgaaggtttcacccatgaagggtgttatgagatttggaaagaaagggaattgagtccgcgattcattgggccttttgaggtgctccggaggattggggaggtggtttatgagcttgccttaccacctagcttgtcgagtgtg comes from the Nicotiana sylvestris chromosome 4, ASM39365v2, whole genome shotgun sequence genome and includes:
- the LOC104216609 gene encoding LRR receptor-like serine/threonine-protein kinase FLS2 isoform X2, which produces MEKHIFLLILFFIFQYYSISISAATSNETDHEALLAFQNLVTSPSHFLAKYWTRNTSFCSWFGVTCSTKRQRVVALTLPNFHLQGKISPSLANLSFLRELNLANNNFHGSIPYGIGQLPRLRLIDIQNNQLQGSIPTSLLQHHRVEVISLAFNKLSGEMWKGPWYVPELRVLDLTNNSLTGIIPPTIGNATKLLNFSLSGNGINGSIPKELGNLSQLAELSLTDNQLRGFIPAAMFNISSLLAIHLRNNSLSGPLLLGEGNILSNLKFLSVSHNQISGHIPSNICQLRELQVLSISFNKIIGEIPKNIGCLAKLEEIYIGDNPISGTIPASLGNISTMQYLSCVNSHIEGPIPSEMGKLSNLRELDFDLNNLNGQIPKDIFNISSLEFVAFTSNKLSGRIPSTTGLHLPNLKELVLGGNKLEGEIPPHITNASNILHLELTDNFFTGTIPTNLGNLRELQELLLSNNQFTNEQSEQELRFLNSLVDCRMLRTLEVSFNPLNGVLPNSIGNLSSTVEILGIEDARISGFIPKGIGNMTALTTLNFQGNNLTGSIPPEVGKLKQLQGLYLNNNKLHGRISEVACNLSNLVQLYLQDNELSGLVPTCMGNLSMLQTLYLDSNKFSSIFPPSIWKMSGLLYLGVSRNSIEGQVSPDIGKLKAIVELDLSGNSFSGMIPSQFGELQNLKSLNISNNSFSGPIPLSFSNLISLEHLDLSRNALSGTIPKSLEKLSYLRSINVSFNDLEGEIPNGGIFANSTAQSFIGNKGLCGMHVLKVPACAITKPRHHPKSKKLVLKIIVPVVTSSFVIFLLVSICIMKRQKKEKSKDVEKVPEIRTYQLVSYWEIQRATNNFDGSNLIGVGGSGSVYKGTLSSGTVVAIKVLDLQNEEVCKRFDTECEVIRNVRHRNLVPVITTCCSDCIRAFVLPFMPNGSLDNCLYKEDFHLNLVQRVIIMLDVAVAIEYLHHGHHTPIVHCDLKPANILLDEEMVAYVSDFGISKILAVSKSMAHTKTLGTLGYIAPATASC
- the LOC104216609 gene encoding probable LRR receptor-like serine/threonine-protein kinase At3g47570 isoform X1 codes for the protein MEKHIFLLILFFIFQYYSISISAATSNETDHEALLAFQNLVTSPSHFLAKYWTRNTSFCSWFGVTCSTKRQRVVALTLPNFHLQGKISPSLANLSFLRELNLANNNFHGSIPYGIGQLPRLRLIDIQNNQLQGSIPTSLLQHHRVEVISLAFNKLSGEMWKGPWYVPELRVLDLTNNSLTGIIPPTIGNATKLLNFSLSGNGINGSIPKELGNLSQLAELSLTDNQLRGFIPAAMFNISSLLAIHLRNNSLSGPLLLGEGNILSNLKFLSVSHNQISGHIPSNICQLRELQVLSISFNKIIGEIPKNIGCLAKLEEIYIGDNPISGTIPASLGNISTMQYLSCVNSHIEGPIPSEMGKLSNLRELDFDLNNLNGQIPKDIFNISSLEFVAFTSNKLSGRIPSTTGLHLPNLKELVLGGNKLEGEIPPHITNASNILHLELTDNFFTGTIPTNLGNLRELQELLLSNNQFTNEQSEQELRFLNSLVDCRMLRTLEVSFNPLNGVLPNSIGNLSSTVEILGIEDARISGFIPKGIGNMTALTTLNFQGNNLTGSIPPEVGKLKQLQGLYLNNNKLHGRISEVACNLSNLVQLYLQDNELSGLVPTCMGNLSMLQTLYLDSNKFSSIFPPSIWKMSGLLYLGVSRNSIEGQVSPDIGKLKAIVELDLSGNSFSGMIPSQFGELQNLKSLNISNNSFSGPIPLSFSNLISLEHLDLSRNALSGTIPKSLEKLSYLRSINVSFNDLEGEIPNGGIFANSTAQSFIGNKGLCGMHVLKVPACAITKPRHHPKSKKLVLKIIVPVVTSSFVIFLLVSICIMKRQKKEKSKDVEKVPEIRTYQLVSYWEIQRATNNFDGSNLIGVGGSGSVYKGTLSSGTVVAIKVLDLQNEEVCKRFDTECEVIRNVRHRNLVPVITTCCSDCIRAFVLPFMPNGSLDNCLYKEDFHLNLVQRVIIMLDVAVAIEYLHHGHHTPIVHCDLKPANILLDEEMVAYVSDFGISKILAVSKSMAHTKTLGTLGYIAPEYGSEGIVTTSGDVYSYGIMLMEVLTKRRPADEEIFNENLCLRRWIKQTFPRTVMEVVDANLFHEEEQITCESEICIASIIELGLDCTKEKPESRISMKDVVKRLNKIKNTFLET